From a region of the Streptomyces tirandamycinicus genome:
- the proC gene encoding pyrroline-5-carboxylate reductase — protein MTQTVAVLGTGKIGEALLSGMIRAGWPASALLVTTRRADRAEELRTRYGVEAVTNADAAKRADTLILAVKPQDMNRLLDELAPHVSADRLVISAAAGITTATIESRLAPDTPVVRVMPNTPVLVDEGMSVISGGSHATAEHLAHTEEIFGGVGKTLRVPESQQDAATALSGSGPAYFYFLVEAMTDAGILLGLPRAQAHDLIVQAAIGAAVMLRDSGEHPVKLREAVTSPAGTTINAIRELENHGVRAALIAALEAARDRSRELASGNG, from the coding sequence ATGACCCAGACAGTCGCAGTCCTCGGCACCGGCAAGATCGGCGAGGCCCTGCTCAGCGGCATGATCCGGGCCGGCTGGCCCGCTTCGGCCCTGCTGGTGACCACCCGCCGGGCCGACCGGGCCGAGGAGCTCCGCACCCGCTACGGCGTCGAAGCCGTCACCAACGCGGACGCCGCCAAGCGCGCCGACACGCTGATCCTGGCCGTCAAGCCCCAGGACATGAACCGGCTCCTCGACGAGCTCGCCCCCCATGTCTCCGCCGACCGCCTGGTGATCAGCGCCGCCGCCGGTATCACCACCGCCACCATCGAGAGCCGGCTCGCCCCCGACACCCCCGTCGTCCGCGTCATGCCCAACACCCCCGTCCTCGTCGATGAGGGCATGTCCGTGATCTCGGGCGGCAGCCACGCCACCGCCGAGCACCTGGCGCACACCGAGGAGATCTTCGGCGGAGTGGGCAAGACCCTTCGGGTCCCCGAGTCCCAGCAGGACGCCGCCACCGCCCTCTCCGGCTCCGGCCCGGCCTACTTCTACTTCCTGGTCGAGGCCATGACCGACGCGGGCATCCTCCTCGGCCTGCCCCGCGCGCAGGCCCACGACCTGATCGTCCAGGCCGCCATCGGGGCCGCGGTGATGCTGCGCGACTCCGGCGAGCACCCGGTGAAGCTCCGCGAAGCCGTCACCTCCCCCGCGGGCACCACCATCAACGCCATCCGGGAACTCGAGAACCACGGCGTCCGCGCCGCCCTCATCGCCGCACTCGAAGCGGCCCGCGACCGCAGCCGCGAACTCGCCTCCGGCAACGGCTGA
- a CDS encoding Ppx/GppA phosphatase family protein: protein MRLGVLDVGSNTVHLLVVDAHPGARPLPAHSHKAELRLAELLDGGGAIHPDGVDRLICTLEDALQAAEDKGCEDVLPFATSAVREAANADEVLSRVKAVTGIDLQVLTGDEEARLTFLAARRWFGWSAGKLLVLDIGGGSLEIAYGIDEDPDIAVSLPLGAGRLTAGMLPGDPPDPEDVRALRRHVRAQIARTVGEFTRFGRPDHVVATSKTFKQLARIAGAARSAEGAYTQRELSRTSLEEWVPKLAAMTAAQRCTLPGVSEGRAGQLLAGALVAEGAMDLFGVDELEICPWALREGVILRRLDHLPAL, encoded by the coding sequence ATGAGACTCGGAGTCCTCGACGTCGGTTCGAACACAGTGCACCTTTTGGTGGTGGACGCCCACCCCGGCGCCCGGCCGCTGCCCGCCCACTCCCACAAGGCGGAACTGCGCCTGGCGGAGCTGCTCGACGGCGGCGGGGCCATCCACCCCGACGGCGTCGACCGGCTGATCTGCACGCTCGAGGACGCCCTGCAGGCGGCCGAGGACAAGGGCTGCGAGGACGTGCTGCCGTTCGCGACCTCGGCCGTGCGGGAGGCCGCCAACGCCGACGAGGTCCTGTCGCGGGTGAAGGCGGTGACCGGGATCGACCTGCAGGTCCTCACCGGTGACGAGGAGGCCCGGCTCACCTTCCTGGCCGCCCGCCGCTGGTTCGGGTGGTCGGCGGGGAAGCTGCTGGTCCTCGACATCGGAGGCGGCTCCCTGGAGATCGCCTACGGGATCGACGAGGACCCGGACATCGCGGTCAGCCTGCCGCTCGGCGCCGGCCGGCTGACCGCGGGGATGCTGCCCGGCGATCCGCCCGACCCGGAGGACGTGCGCGCGCTGCGCCGTCATGTGCGGGCGCAGATCGCCCGTACGGTCGGCGAGTTCACCCGCTTCGGACGGCCCGACCACGTCGTCGCCACCTCCAAGACCTTCAAGCAGCTCGCCCGGATCGCGGGCGCCGCGCGCTCCGCGGAGGGCGCGTACACCCAGCGGGAACTGAGCCGGACGTCACTGGAGGAATGGGTTCCGAAGCTCGCCGCGATGACGGCCGCGCAGCGCTGCACCCTGCCCGGTGTCTCCGAGGGCCGGGCCGGCCAGCTGCTGGCGGGAGCACTGGTCGCGGAGGGCGCGATGGACCTCTTCGGCGTCGACGAGCTGGAGATCTGCCCCTGGGCGCTCCGCGAGGGGGTGATCCTGCGGAGGCTGGATCACCTCCCCGCCCTCTGA
- a CDS encoding sugar phosphate isomerase/epimerase family protein: MAEPVVRIPDAKVALSTASVYPESTATAFEIAARLGYDGVEVMVWTDPVSQDIEALRRLSDYHGIPVLAVHAPCLLITQRVWSTDPWVKLQRAQAAAEKLGASTVVVHPPFRWQRQYARDFVSGIWRMANETDVRFAVENMYPWRYRDREMLAYAPDWDVTKEDYRHFTIDLSHTATSRTDTLAMVDRMGDRLGHVHLADGKGSAKDEHLVPGRGDQPCAELLEHLARSGFDGHVVIEVNTRRAMSAAEREADLAEALAFTRLHLASENAPSRGGPPGAAGPGGS; the protein is encoded by the coding sequence GTGGCAGAACCAGTGGTGCGCATCCCGGATGCGAAGGTCGCCCTGTCGACGGCCTCGGTCTATCCGGAGTCGACGGCGACGGCCTTCGAGATCGCCGCGCGCCTCGGCTACGATGGCGTGGAGGTCATGGTCTGGACCGACCCCGTCAGCCAGGACATCGAGGCGCTGCGCCGGCTCTCGGACTACCACGGGATACCGGTACTGGCCGTCCACGCGCCGTGTCTGCTCATCACCCAGCGCGTGTGGTCGACCGACCCCTGGGTGAAGCTCCAGCGAGCTCAGGCCGCCGCCGAGAAGCTGGGCGCCTCGACCGTGGTCGTCCATCCGCCGTTCCGCTGGCAGCGGCAGTACGCCCGGGACTTCGTCTCCGGAATCTGGCGGATGGCGAACGAGACCGATGTGCGCTTCGCCGTCGAGAACATGTACCCCTGGCGGTACCGGGACCGCGAGATGCTCGCGTACGCCCCCGACTGGGACGTCACCAAAGAGGACTACCGGCACTTCACGATCGACCTCTCGCACACGGCCACGTCCCGCACCGACACCCTGGCCATGGTGGACCGCATGGGCGACCGGCTCGGCCATGTGCACCTCGCGGACGGCAAGGGCTCGGCGAAGGACGAGCACCTGGTGCCGGGTCGCGGTGACCAGCCGTGCGCCGAGCTGCTGGAGCACCTGGCCCGCAGCGGCTTCGACGGCCATGTGGTGATCGAGGTCAACACCCGGCGGGCGATGTCGGCCGCGGAGCGCGAGGCCGACCTCGCGGAGGCGCTGGCCTTCACCCGGCTGCACCTGGCCTCCGAGAACGCGCCGTCCCGGGGCGGCCCCCCGGGCGCGGCGGGCCCGGGCGGATCATGA
- the ilvD gene encoding dihydroxy-acid dehydratase, with amino-acid sequence MPELRSRTVTHGRNMAGARALMRASGVASADIGKPVVAVANSFTEFVPGHTHLAPVGRIVSDAVLAAGAVPREFNTIAVDDGIAMGHGGMLYSLPSRDLIADSVEYMVEAHCADALICISNCDKITPGMLMAAMRLNIPAVFVSGGPMEAGQATLVDGTVRKLDLINAIVDSVNENVSDEDVLRIEENACPTCGSCSGMFTANSMNCLTEAIGLSLPGNGSVLATHTARRALYENAGRTVVEITKRYYEQGDESVLPRNIATREAFENAMALDIAMGGSTNTILHLLAAAQEAELDYDLTDIDAVSRRVPCLAKVAPNVAPGGTYYMEDVHRAGGIPAILGELYRGGLLNEDVHTVHSASLAEWLKTWDVRGGSPSAEAVELWHAAPGCVRSATAFSQSERWDSLDVDAEGGCIRSVESAYSKDGGLAVLKGNIAEDGCVVKTAGVDESIWTFEGPAVVCESQEEAVDKILSKVVKEGDVVVIRYEGPRGGPGMQEMLYPTSFLKGRGLGKACALITDGRFSGGTSGLSIGHASPEAASGGAIALVEDGDRIRIDIPNRSIELLVDDATLAARREALGGVYAPRNRERKVSAALRAYAAMATSADKGAVRDVDRLG; translated from the coding sequence ATGCCCGAGCTGAGGTCCCGCACAGTCACCCACGGCCGCAACATGGCGGGCGCCCGCGCCCTGATGAGGGCCTCGGGCGTAGCGAGCGCGGACATCGGCAAGCCGGTCGTCGCGGTCGCCAACTCCTTCACGGAGTTCGTCCCCGGGCACACCCACCTCGCCCCGGTCGGCCGGATCGTCTCGGACGCCGTCCTGGCGGCGGGCGCGGTGCCGCGCGAGTTCAACACCATCGCCGTCGACGACGGCATCGCCATGGGCCACGGCGGCATGCTCTACTCGCTGCCGTCGCGCGACCTGATCGCGGACTCCGTGGAGTACATGGTCGAGGCCCACTGCGCCGACGCCCTGATCTGCATCTCCAACTGCGACAAGATCACCCCCGGCATGCTGATGGCCGCCATGCGCCTCAACATCCCGGCGGTCTTCGTCTCGGGCGGACCGATGGAGGCCGGCCAGGCCACCCTGGTCGACGGCACGGTCCGCAAGCTCGACCTGATCAACGCCATCGTGGACTCGGTCAACGAGAACGTCTCGGACGAGGACGTGCTGCGCATCGAGGAGAACGCCTGCCCGACCTGCGGCTCCTGTTCGGGCATGTTCACGGCCAACTCGATGAACTGCCTGACCGAGGCGATCGGCCTGTCCCTGCCCGGCAACGGCTCGGTCCTCGCCACCCACACCGCCCGCCGCGCGCTGTACGAGAACGCGGGCCGCACGGTCGTGGAGATCACCAAGCGCTACTACGAGCAGGGCGACGAGTCCGTCCTCCCGCGCAACATCGCCACCCGTGAGGCCTTCGAGAACGCCATGGCCCTCGACATCGCCATGGGCGGCTCCACCAACACGATCCTCCACCTGCTCGCCGCCGCCCAGGAGGCCGAGCTCGACTACGACCTGACCGACATCGACGCCGTCTCACGCCGGGTGCCGTGCCTGGCCAAGGTCGCGCCGAACGTCGCCCCGGGCGGCACGTACTACATGGAGGACGTCCACCGGGCCGGTGGCATCCCCGCCATCCTCGGCGAGCTCTACCGGGGCGGGCTGCTGAACGAGGACGTCCACACCGTCCACTCGGCGTCGCTGGCCGAGTGGCTCAAGACCTGGGACGTGCGCGGCGGCTCCCCCTCCGCGGAGGCCGTCGAGCTGTGGCACGCGGCCCCCGGCTGCGTCCGCTCCGCCACCGCCTTCTCGCAGTCCGAGCGCTGGGACTCGCTGGACGTCGACGCCGAGGGCGGCTGCATCCGCTCGGTCGAGAGCGCCTACTCCAAGGACGGCGGCCTCGCCGTCCTCAAGGGCAACATCGCCGAGGACGGCTGTGTCGTGAAGACGGCGGGAGTCGACGAGTCGATCTGGACCTTCGAGGGCCCGGCCGTCGTCTGCGAGTCGCAGGAGGAGGCGGTCGACAAGATCCTCTCCAAGGTGGTCAAGGAGGGCGACGTCGTCGTCATCCGCTACGAGGGCCCGCGCGGCGGCCCCGGCATGCAGGAGATGCTCTACCCGACCTCCTTCCTGAAGGGCCGCGGCCTGGGCAAGGCCTGCGCGCTCATCACCGACGGCCGCTTCTCCGGCGGCACCTCGGGCCTGTCCATCGGCCACGCCTCCCCGGAGGCCGCGTCCGGCGGCGCGATCGCCCTCGTCGAGGACGGCGACCGCATCCGTATCGACATCCCGAACCGCTCCATCGAGCTCCTCGTCGACGACGCCACGCTCGCCGCCCGCCGCGAGGCCCTGGGCGGCGTCTACGCGCCGAGGAACCGCGAGCGCAAGGTCTCCGCTGCGCTGCGGGCGTACGCGGCGATGGCGACGAGCGCGGACAAGGGCGCGGTGCGGGACGTGGACAGGCTCGGCTGA
- a CDS encoding NAD(P)/FAD-dependent oxidoreductase, translating into MTTHSSGDRPHVLVLGAGYAGLMAALRLAPHARVSLVDPSDRFTERVRLHELAAGVRPDVSHPLSHFLRPAGIEHIAARATGIDPATRTVTTDDGRRLPYDRLVYALGSRTAPAGERAHTAETAAGLSKRLQDGPGSVAVVGGGLTGIELAAELAESRPEWRVSLHSEGRVGSGFTPRARDHALGVLRARGVRIEQGRRIAEPDSVDADEVVWAASMVPNTELAAAAGLPLDPSGRVRVDGALRSTAFPEVYVAGDAAAASSARAGALRMACATAMPMGSHAAASIISEFRGREPRTFDYGFLTQCVSLGRREGLVQFVRADDSPRDRFLTGRPAARVKEQVVRSTVGLLRIAARRPWVIPLTPGMS; encoded by the coding sequence ATGACGACACACAGCAGCGGCGATCGCCCCCACGTCCTCGTCCTCGGCGCCGGTTACGCCGGGCTCATGGCCGCCCTCCGGCTGGCCCCGCACGCCCGGGTGAGCCTCGTCGACCCCAGCGACCGGTTCACCGAGCGCGTACGGCTCCACGAACTGGCCGCGGGAGTCCGCCCCGACGTGAGCCACCCGCTCTCCCACTTCCTCCGCCCGGCGGGGATCGAGCACATCGCGGCACGGGCCACCGGTATCGACCCGGCCACCCGCACGGTCACGACGGACGACGGCCGGAGGCTGCCGTACGACCGGCTCGTCTACGCCCTGGGCAGCCGCACCGCGCCCGCGGGAGAACGCGCCCACACCGCCGAGACCGCCGCCGGCCTGTCCAAGCGGCTGCAGGACGGCCCGGGCTCGGTGGCGGTCGTCGGCGGCGGGCTGACCGGAATCGAACTCGCCGCCGAACTGGCCGAGTCCCGGCCCGAGTGGCGCGTGAGCCTGCACTCGGAGGGTCGGGTCGGGTCGGGCTTCACGCCGCGCGCCCGTGACCACGCCCTGGGCGTGCTGAGGGCGCGGGGCGTGCGGATCGAGCAGGGCCGGCGGATCGCGGAGCCCGACTCGGTCGACGCCGACGAGGTGGTCTGGGCGGCCTCGATGGTCCCGAACACCGAGCTCGCCGCGGCGGCCGGTCTCCCGCTGGACCCCTCGGGCCGCGTCCGGGTCGACGGCGCCCTGCGCTCGACGGCGTTCCCCGAGGTGTATGTCGCGGGGGACGCCGCCGCGGCGAGTTCGGCCAGGGCCGGCGCGCTGCGCATGGCCTGCGCGACCGCCATGCCCATGGGCTCGCACGCCGCCGCCTCGATCATCTCCGAGTTCCGCGGACGGGAGCCGCGCACCTTCGACTACGGCTTCCTGACCCAGTGCGTCAGTCTCGGCCGCCGGGAGGGGCTGGTCCAGTTCGTCCGCGCGGACGACTCCCCGCGCGACCGCTTTCTGACGGGGCGTCCGGCCGCCCGGGTCAAGGAGCAGGTCGTCCGCTCCACCGTCGGTCTGCTGCGGATCGCCGCCCGTCGCCCCTGGGTCATCCCGCTGACGCCGGGCATGTCCTGA
- a CDS encoding ABC transporter permease — MNTGPSPAPRLAAAPEPRTALSPSRTLATAARVLRQLRHDPRSIALMLLVPCLMLFLLRYVFDGSPQTFDAIGASLLGIFPLITMFLITSIATLRERTSGTLERLLAMPLGKADLIAGYALAFGLLAVVQSALATGLSVWFLGLDVVGSAWLLLLVALLDALLGTALGLFVSAFAASEFQAVQFMPAVIFPQLLLCGLFTARDTMQPVLEGISNVLPMSYAVDGMNEVLRHADVTADFVRDVLVVSLCALLVLSLGAATLRRRTA; from the coding sequence ATGAACACCGGCCCGTCCCCCGCGCCCAGGCTCGCCGCCGCCCCGGAGCCGCGTACCGCGCTGTCCCCGTCCCGCACCCTCGCCACCGCCGCCCGGGTCCTGCGGCAGCTGCGGCACGATCCCCGCTCGATCGCCCTGATGCTCCTGGTCCCGTGCCTGATGCTCTTCCTGCTGCGCTACGTCTTCGACGGCAGCCCGCAGACCTTCGACGCCATCGGCGCCTCGCTGCTCGGCATCTTCCCGCTGATCACGATGTTCCTGATCACCTCGATCGCCACGCTGCGCGAGCGCACCTCCGGCACCCTCGAACGCCTGCTCGCCATGCCCCTCGGCAAGGCCGACCTGATAGCCGGCTACGCCCTGGCCTTCGGCCTGCTCGCCGTCGTCCAGTCCGCCCTCGCGACCGGGCTCTCGGTCTGGTTCCTCGGCCTCGACGTCGTCGGTTCGGCCTGGCTGCTGCTCCTCGTCGCGCTGCTGGACGCGCTGCTCGGCACGGCCCTCGGCCTGTTCGTCTCCGCCTTCGCCGCGTCCGAGTTCCAGGCGGTCCAGTTCATGCCCGCCGTGATCTTCCCCCAGCTCCTCCTCTGCGGCCTGTTCACCGCCCGGGACACCATGCAACCCGTCCTCGAGGGCATCTCGAACGTGCTGCCCATGTCGTACGCCGTCGACGGCATGAACGAGGTCCTCCGCCACGCCGACGTCACCGCCGACTTCGTCCGCGACGTCCTCGTCGTCTCCCTCTGCGCGCTCCTCGTCCTCTCCCTCGGCGCGGCCACGCTCCGCCGCCGCACCGCGTGA
- a CDS encoding ABC transporter ATP-binding protein yields MNNPSAVGTPAPAVHARSLTVVRGPRPVLRNLDFDVPPGRITGLLGPSGCGKSTLMRAVVGTQAKVTGTLDVLGRPAGHAALRSRIGYVTQAPSVYDDLTVRQNLAYFAAVLDPGRAAAERRRRHVSQALTDVDLTAHAGSLAGRLSGGQRSRVSLAVALLGTPELLVLDEPTVGLDPVLRRDLWDLFHRIAAERGTTILVSSHVMDEAERCHGLLLLRQGELLADDTPEALRRRNDTATVEEAFLHLVDTADALKEQAR; encoded by the coding sequence ATGAATAATCCATCCGCGGTGGGTACTCCGGCACCGGCCGTCCACGCCCGCTCCCTCACCGTCGTCCGCGGCCCCCGACCCGTCCTGCGCAACCTCGACTTCGACGTGCCGCCTGGCCGGATCACCGGACTCCTCGGTCCCTCCGGCTGCGGCAAGTCCACCCTGATGCGCGCCGTCGTCGGCACCCAGGCCAAGGTCACCGGCACCCTCGACGTCCTCGGCCGGCCCGCCGGCCACGCCGCGCTGCGCTCCCGCATCGGCTATGTCACCCAGGCCCCCTCCGTCTACGACGACCTGACCGTCCGCCAGAACCTCGCCTACTTCGCCGCGGTCCTCGACCCGGGCCGTGCCGCCGCCGAACGCCGCCGGCGCCACGTCTCCCAGGCCCTCACCGACGTGGACCTCACCGCCCACGCCGGCTCGCTCGCGGGCAGGCTCTCCGGAGGGCAGCGCAGCCGCGTCTCCCTCGCCGTCGCCCTCCTCGGCACGCCCGAACTGCTCGTCCTCGACGAACCCACCGTCGGCCTCGACCCGGTGCTGCGCCGCGACCTGTGGGACCTCTTCCACCGCATCGCCGCCGAACGCGGCACCACCATCCTCGTCTCCTCGCACGTCATGGACGAGGCCGAGCGCTGCCACGGCCTGCTCCTGCTGCGACAGGGCGAACTCCTCGCCGACGACACCCCCGAGGCCCTCCGCCGCCGCAACGACACCGCCACCGTCGAAGAGGCCTTCCTCCACCTCGTCGACACCGCCGACGCACTCAAGGAGCAGGCCCGATGA
- a CDS encoding protein kinase domain-containing protein, whose protein sequence is MPPLRSTGPVPEAEHPEYAGQYRLERRLGSGGMGVVHLAASASGLRLAVKVVHPQHATDPEFRARFRQEVAAARRVSGAFTAPVVDADPEAGRPWMATLFIEGPTLSERVKRNGPLGLDELRRVGAGLAEALRDIHRAGVVHRDLKPGNVMLAADGPKVIDFGISRPSDSDLRTETGKLIGTPPFMAPEQFQRPRDVGPAADLFALGAVLVHAATGRGPFDSGSPYVVAYQVVHNEPDLTGVPAELVPLLTRCLAKDPAERPAPDEVMAELRTPVGEVATESLRPGRAARRAPGEWSAGEGPGPARAEGPDRAPAGTPGRASGRAPGRAPAGTPDQASGRAPGGAPGRVSWPRRRLVRFAAVGSLVAGLLAGAYAGIRVAPDGGARPAGPPAARPGAPAFAPWQTTLSRGRDALRTPACAAQGDSLYCTAPGVAATRLDAADGRPLWTRRTDGAGAGAGAEAEAQAAAEAQAQAEGGTSYEARAPVLSAGLLHITTAGGKRLEALDPESGTTRWTAAAGSYATVAHAGGCVLLAGADGDVRALDGATGEELWRARRGAPGTQWAPAPDGSGTVFAVTPGADGDGTLVRAVGTRDGRVRWEKLLDGSLSPVPSSPPAEGALFLLAADTDDFTTAVVRLDTATREVHRVPLPVDVDQAQAAVSGGTVYLVGTGGSLLAVGTEGGSGGGGQRWRLETYAARSSRPLVDGGRVYLSGADGRLLAVDARRGVQLGQTDPRMGAGRFTHAPVVPAPVAAPGRVFATAPDGSVFAVDAADPSRW, encoded by the coding sequence ATGCCGCCGCTGCGCAGCACCGGGCCCGTCCCGGAAGCGGAACATCCTGAGTACGCCGGGCAGTACCGCCTGGAGCGGCGTCTGGGTTCGGGCGGTATGGGCGTCGTGCACCTGGCCGCTTCGGCGTCCGGACTGCGCCTCGCCGTCAAGGTGGTCCATCCGCAGCACGCCACGGACCCGGAGTTCAGGGCCCGTTTCCGGCAGGAGGTGGCCGCTGCCCGCAGGGTGAGCGGCGCCTTCACCGCGCCCGTCGTGGACGCCGACCCGGAGGCCGGGCGCCCCTGGATGGCGACGCTGTTCATCGAGGGGCCGACTCTCTCCGAACGCGTCAAGCGGAACGGCCCGTTGGGCCTCGACGAGCTGCGCAGGGTGGGCGCCGGGCTCGCGGAGGCGCTGCGCGACATCCACCGCGCGGGTGTCGTCCACCGCGACCTCAAACCGGGCAACGTGATGCTCGCGGCCGACGGGCCCAAAGTCATCGACTTCGGCATCTCCCGTCCCTCGGACAGCGATCTGCGCACGGAGACGGGGAAGCTGATCGGCACCCCGCCGTTCATGGCGCCGGAGCAGTTCCAGCGACCCCGGGACGTCGGGCCCGCGGCCGACCTGTTCGCGCTGGGCGCGGTACTCGTCCACGCGGCGACGGGACGGGGGCCGTTCGACTCCGGCAGCCCCTACGTCGTCGCCTACCAGGTCGTGCACAACGAGCCGGACCTGACCGGGGTGCCCGCGGAGCTGGTGCCGCTCCTGACCCGCTGTCTGGCCAAGGATCCCGCCGAGCGGCCGGCGCCCGACGAGGTGATGGCCGAACTGCGCACCCCGGTGGGGGAGGTGGCGACGGAGTCCCTCCGGCCTGGACGGGCGGCCCGTCGGGCGCCCGGCGAGTGGTCCGCGGGCGAGGGCCCCGGCCCCGCGCGGGCGGAAGGGCCGGATCGGGCGCCAGCTGGGACTCCGGGTCGGGCATCGGGTCGGGCACCGGGTCGGGCGCCAGCTGGGACTCCGGATCAGGCATCGGGTCGGGCACCGGGTGGGGCACCGGGTCGGGTGTCGTGGCCGCGCCGGCGCCTCGTGAGGTTCGCCGCCGTCGGCAGTCTCGTCGCCGGACTGCTGGCAGGCGCGTACGCCGGAATCCGCGTGGCGCCGGACGGCGGCGCCCGCCCCGCGGGTCCCCCGGCCGCCCGCCCTGGAGCGCCCGCCTTCGCTCCCTGGCAGACCACCCTCTCGCGGGGCCGGGACGCCCTGCGGACGCCCGCCTGCGCCGCCCAGGGCGACTCCCTGTACTGCACGGCGCCGGGCGTGGCGGCGACCCGCCTCGACGCGGCCGACGGAAGGCCGCTGTGGACGCGGCGGACCGACGGGGCCGGGGCCGGGGCGGGTGCAGAGGCGGAGGCGCAGGCGGCGGCAGAGGCTCAGGCTCAGGCGGAGGGGGGCACGTCCTACGAGGCCAGGGCCCCCGTGCTCTCCGCCGGGCTCCTGCACATCACCACGGCCGGCGGCAAGCGGCTCGAAGCCCTGGATCCCGAGTCGGGCACCACCCGCTGGACGGCGGCCGCCGGTTCGTACGCGACGGTCGCCCACGCCGGGGGGTGTGTCCTCCTCGCGGGAGCGGACGGGGACGTACGGGCCCTGGACGGTGCGACCGGCGAGGAACTGTGGCGGGCACGACGGGGTGCGCCGGGCACCCAGTGGGCGCCCGCCCCGGACGGTTCGGGAACCGTCTTCGCCGTCACTCCCGGCGCCGACGGAGACGGCACTCTGGTCCGGGCCGTCGGCACCCGTGACGGGCGGGTGCGCTGGGAGAAGCTCCTGGACGGCTCGCTGTCCCCGGTACCGTCGTCGCCTCCGGCGGAAGGCGCGCTGTTCCTCCTCGCGGCCGACACCGACGACTTCACCACCGCCGTCGTACGCCTGGACACCGCCACCCGCGAGGTCCACCGCGTCCCGCTGCCGGTCGACGTCGACCAGGCCCAGGCCGCGGTGTCCGGCGGCACGGTCTACCTGGTGGGTACGGGCGGCTCGTTGCTCGCCGTCGGCACCGAGGGCGGCAGCGGTGGTGGTGGTCAGCGCTGGCGGCTGGAGACGTATGCGGCCCGGTCCTCGCGGCCGCTCGTCGACGGCGGCCGGGTCTATCTGAGCGGTGCCGACGGGCGGCTCCTGGCCGTCGACGCGCGGCGCGGCGTGCAGCTCGGCCAGACGGATCCGCGGATGGGGGCGGGCCGCTTCACCCATGCGCCCGTCGTGCCGGCTCCCGTCGCCGCCCCCGGCAGGGTCTTCGCGACCGCTCCCGACGGGAGCGTGTTCGCCGTGGACGCGGCGGACCCGTCGCGCTGGTAG
- a CDS encoding SH3 domain-containing protein, which yields MAVEGNENVHGAGPETLAEPRAARRYPVAPGYRVNVRSGPGTGYQVVRVLPYGARVPVHCQKPGERVTGPYGTSDLWDNIGNGQFVSDAYVNTGSDGYVAVRCA from the coding sequence ATGGCCGTCGAAGGAAACGAGAACGTGCACGGGGCGGGGCCCGAGACCCTCGCCGAGCCGCGCGCCGCACGACGCTACCCGGTCGCCCCCGGCTACCGGGTGAACGTCCGCAGCGGGCCGGGGACCGGGTACCAGGTCGTCAGGGTGCTGCCGTACGGCGCGCGGGTGCCCGTCCACTGCCAGAAGCCGGGGGAGAGGGTGACGGGCCCGTACGGCACGTCGGACCTGTGGGACAACATCGGCAACGGCCAGTTCGTGTCCGACGCCTATGTGAACACGGGCAGCGACGGTTACGTCGCCGTGCGCTGCGCCTGA
- a CDS encoding TetR family transcriptional regulator, with product MTDGAPRRRGRPARAAAETGPAARERILEAARTEFAQRGYDKTSVRGIAKAAGVDPALVHHYFGTKDEVFAAAIEVSFEPALVVPAILGEGKDGVGERLVRYFIGVWENPATRAPLLAILRSALTHEAAAKVLRGFVLRRMLERIAADLDVPDPKLRAELAASHMIGIAVLRYVIQVEPLATVDPEEIVAMVAPTLQRYLTEA from the coding sequence ATGACGGACGGGGCGCCCAGACGGCGCGGCAGGCCCGCCCGCGCGGCGGCCGAGACCGGGCCCGCCGCCCGGGAGCGGATCCTGGAGGCGGCCCGTACGGAGTTCGCCCAGCGCGGGTACGACAAGACCTCCGTCCGGGGCATCGCCAAGGCCGCCGGGGTCGATCCGGCTCTCGTCCACCACTACTTCGGCACCAAGGACGAGGTCTTCGCCGCCGCCATCGAGGTCTCCTTCGAGCCGGCGCTGGTGGTGCCCGCCATCCTCGGCGAGGGCAAGGACGGCGTGGGCGAGCGGCTGGTCCGCTACTTCATCGGGGTGTGGGAGAACCCGGCCACACGCGCCCCGCTGCTCGCGATCCTCCGGTCCGCCCTGACGCACGAGGCGGCGGCGAAGGTGCTGCGCGGCTTCGTCCTGCGGCGGATGCTGGAGCGGATCGCGGCGGACCTGGACGTACCGGACCCGAAGCTTCGCGCCGAGCTGGCCGCCTCGCACATGATCGGCATTGCCGTGCTCCGGTATGTGATCCAGGTGGAGCCGCTGGCCACGGTGGATCCGGAGGAGATCGTCGCGATGGTCGCGCCGACGCTTCAGAGGTACCTGACCGAGGCCTGA